In Parcubacteria group bacterium, the following are encoded in one genomic region:
- the nusG gene encoding transcription termination/antitermination protein NusG, with product MAKQQAQGRNWYVLHTYSGYEDAVARNLKQRIESLDMQDKIFNVLVPKEKKIKIKNGKRRVTEEKIYPGYVIVEMIVTDDSWYVVRNTPRVTGFIGSGTTPIAISKEEMLELQKRMGSTESKYKIEFSIGDPVKIVDGPFKDFDGKVSDIDEERGKVKVMISMFGRETAVELDSLQIKKL from the coding sequence ATGGCAAAACAACAAGCACAAGGCAGAAACTGGTATGTTCTTCATACTTACTCCGGTTATGAAGACGCCGTGGCGCGCAATTTGAAGCAGAGAATTGAATCCCTGGACATGCAGGATAAAATTTTTAATGTTTTGGTGCCCAAGGAAAAAAAGATTAAAATCAAAAACGGCAAACGACGCGTCACTGAAGAAAAAATTTATCCGGGCTATGTGATTGTAGAAATGATTGTTACCGACGATTCCTGGTATGTAGTAAGAAACACGCCTCGGGTAACCGGGTTTATCGGATCGGGGACAACGCCAATTGCGATTTCAAAAGAAGAAATGCTGGAGCTTCAAAAGCGGATGGGATCGACTGAATCAAAATATAAAATTGAATTTTCTATCGGCGACCCGGTGAAAATCGTTGACGGGCCGTTTAAAGATTTTGACGGCAAAGTGAGCGATATTGACGAAGAGCGGGGCAAGGTTAAAGTTATGATCTCGATGTTCGGCCGCGAAACAGCGGTGGAGCTTGACTCGCTGCAGATTAAAAAATTATAA
- the gatA gene encoding Asp-tRNA(Asn)/Glu-tRNA(Gln) amidotransferase subunit GatA yields the protein MNLKELTIKQTHELLQNQEASSVELTKEFLKNIKEKDGDIHAFLSLTEETALETAKKVDDRISKGEPIEMLAGIPAAIKDNICIRGGKTTAASKILENYIAPYDATVIKKLKEEEAVFIGKTNLDEFAMGSSTENSGFGPTKNPVDTDRVPGGSSGGSVAAVKAGFSVYALGSDTGGSIRQPASFCGVVGFKPTYGAVSRHGLIALASSLDQIGPITKNVEDAAIVFETIRGGDELDSTSSPNDWQDFNNSIPDIEELKIGVPREYFTHGLDKEIEKNIRGVISKLEKEGAKIEEISLPYSDFALAAYYIIMPAEASANLARYDGMKYGLSTIQIPNTKYQIQNLSDVYLDTRGKGFGAEVRRRIMLGTYILSHGYYDAYYKRAQKVRRLIKNEFDHVFNPSADGVDVILTPTSPTTAFKFGEKTQDPLSMYLADIYTVSVNLAGVPAISLPSGEVNGLPVGLQLIGKNFEDVKLLRIAKLIETIINEKSHV from the coding sequence ATGAATTTAAAAGAACTTACCATAAAACAAACGCATGAACTTCTGCAAAATCAAGAAGCAAGTTCGGTTGAATTGACGAAAGAATTTCTTAAAAATATTAAGGAAAAAGATGGCGATATTCATGCCTTTTTATCATTAACAGAAGAAACAGCTTTAGAAACAGCTAAGAAGGTTGACGATAGAATTTCAAAAGGAGAACCGATTGAAATGCTCGCCGGAATTCCGGCGGCGATAAAAGATAATATTTGCATTCGAGGCGGAAAAACTACCGCCGCTTCGAAAATTCTTGAAAATTATATCGCGCCTTATGATGCGACCGTTATTAAAAAACTGAAAGAAGAAGAGGCGGTATTTATTGGTAAAACAAACTTAGATGAATTTGCCATGGGTTCTTCAACCGAAAATTCCGGATTCGGACCGACAAAAAACCCGGTTGATACAGACAGAGTTCCCGGAGGTTCTTCCGGCGGTTCGGTGGCGGCGGTTAAGGCCGGCTTTTCTGTTTACGCCTTGGGTTCTGATACCGGCGGCTCCATTCGCCAGCCGGCCAGTTTTTGCGGCGTCGTCGGTTTCAAGCCGACTTACGGCGCCGTTTCTCGGCACGGTCTTATCGCTTTGGCCTCCTCGCTTGACCAGATTGGCCCGATTACTAAAAATGTTGAAGATGCCGCGATTGTTTTTGAAACGATACGCGGCGGCGATGAACTTGATTCAACCAGTTCGCCTAATGATTGGCAGGATTTTAATAATTCAATTCCGGATATTGAAGAACTGAAAATCGGGGTGCCGCGCGAATATTTTACTCACGGTTTAGATAAAGAAATCGAGAAAAATATCAGGGGTGTTATTTCTAAATTAGAAAAAGAAGGCGCTAAAATAGAAGAAATATCTTTGCCTTACAGCGATTTCGCGTTGGCAGCCTATTATATTATTATGCCGGCCGAAGCTTCGGCGAATCTAGCGAGATACGACGGAATGAAATACGGACTTTCCACTATCCAAATACCAAATACTAAATACCAGATACAAAATTTGTCCGATGTTTATCTAGATACAAGAGGAAAAGGTTTTGGTGCCGAAGTAAGAAGAAGAATCATGCTTGGAACATATATTTTATCTCATGGTTATTACGACGCTTATTACAAAAGAGCTCAAAAAGTGAGGCGGCTTATTAAAAACGAATTTGACCATGTTTTTAATCCGTCGGCCGACGGAGTTGATGTTATTTTAACGCCAACCTCGCCGACAACGGCTTTTAAATTCGGGGAAAAAACTCAAGACCCATTATCTATGTATTTGGCGGATATTTATACCGTTTCGGTTAATTTGGCGGGCGTTCCGGCAATTTCGTTGCCTTCGGGCGAAGTAAACGGCCTTCCTGTAGGATTACAGCTTATCGGCAAAAATTTTGAAGATGTAAAATTGCTTAGAATCGCAAAACTTATTGAAACAATTATTAACGAAAAATCTCATGTCTGA
- the tmk gene encoding dTMP kinase, with the protein MSHKYPGKLILFEGCEGAGKSTLIEILGNILRTKVGNVVETREPRGRARDILLNPNHPLTPQEELTIFIDGRAAHFSEIVIPALKLGYVVLCDRSTYSTIAYQHYGRGLDLDDILIRDAKARQNVGFDLIILLDINPEIGLQRKKPETRFELETINFHHCVRNGYLELAENDPDGNWVIIDATKNPDVVFLEALEAILKLLSKSTGNRRQDES; encoded by the coding sequence ATGTCGCATAAATATCCAGGGAAACTGATTCTTTTTGAAGGTTGTGAAGGTGCCGGTAAATCCACATTGATAGAGATTCTAGGCAATATTTTAAGAACAAAAGTCGGCAACGTGGTTGAAACCAGAGAACCTCGAGGACGCGCTCGCGATATTCTGTTAAATCCCAATCATCCTTTAACGCCCCAAGAAGAATTGACGATTTTTATTGACGGCAGGGCAGCGCATTTTTCCGAAATAGTTATCCCCGCTCTTAAGCTGGGGTACGTTGTTCTTTGTGATCGTTCAACTTACTCCACTATTGCTTATCAACATTACGGCAGGGGCCTTGATCTTGACGATATTCTTATCAGAGACGCCAAAGCTCGGCAGAACGTCGGATTTGACCTTATAATTCTTCTGGATATTAACCCGGAAATTGGTTTGCAGCGCAAGAAGCCGGAAACCAGGTTTGAACTGGAAACGATAAATTTTCACCACTGCGTTCGCAATGGCTATTTAGAACTAGCGGAAAATGATCCCGACGGCAATTGGGTGATTATTGACGCAACCAAGAACCCCGATGTTGTTTTCTTGGAGGCGCTTGAAGCTATATTGAAATTATTATCAAAAAGTACCGGCAACCGGAGGCAAGATGAAAGCTGA
- the thyX gene encoding FAD-dependent thymidylate synthase: protein MKAEELFEILGGNFYIDSFGRKWPRFTPEVFRTSGKGIKYLKEAGLVASARTITVEVEALRPFLAGFDAEYAFEQYADDPDWLNETEAITKRAGQSCYASYGTGRSKNTKEECEQYLENIKSQKHGSVIEHPNVTLFMYGVSRSLTHELVRHRMVDGPSQLSQRYVDGRILRFVERPEYQEYAPLHNSFESWVEMAEEEYENRRQLLKVHFTKNYPEFSKMSATDKRKAQNQAARACLPNETETHIYLTANLRSWRFIDELRSSEYAEVEIRKLAIKTFLCLYFIAPNIFSDYEIKKLSDGTFTLETEYKKV, encoded by the coding sequence ATGAAAGCTGAAGAGCTTTTTGAAATATTAGGCGGAAATTTTTATATCGATAGTTTCGGCCGGAAATGGCCTCGATTTACGCCGGAAGTTTTTAGGACCTCCGGAAAAGGCATTAAGTATTTAAAAGAAGCAGGACTTGTTGCAAGCGCAAGAACCATAACCGTTGAAGTTGAAGCATTACGGCCTTTTCTTGCCGGTTTTGACGCAGAATACGCTTTTGAGCAGTATGCTGACGACCCTGATTGGCTAAATGAAACTGAAGCAATTACAAAAAGGGCCGGCCAGTCCTGTTACGCTAGCTATGGCACTGGTCGCTCTAAAAATACCAAAGAAGAATGCGAACAGTATCTTGAAAATATAAAAAGTCAGAAACATGGCAGCGTTATTGAACATCCGAATGTCACTTTATTTATGTATGGCGTCAGTCGTTCGTTAACTCACGAACTCGTGAGACATAGAATGGTTGACGGTCCTTCCCAATTATCACAACGATACGTTGACGGAAGAATTTTAAGATTTGTTGAGCGTCCGGAATATCAGGAATATGCGCCGCTTCACAATTCTTTTGAAAGTTGGGTTGAGATGGCAGAAGAGGAATACGAAAATAGGCGGCAGCTTTTAAAAGTCCACTTCACCAAAAACTATCCTGAATTTAGTAAAATGAGCGCTACTGACAAGCGTAAAGCCCAAAATCAAGCGGCGCGCGCTTGTTTGCCAAATGAAACAGAAACTCATATTTATTTGACTGCTAACCTGCGATCCTGGCGCTTCATTGATGAATTGCGCTCTTCCGAATATGCGGAAGTGGAAATTAGAAAATTAGCTATTAAGACATTCTTGTGTTTGTATTTTATTGCTCCCAATATTTTCAGCGATTACGAAATTAAAAAACTTTCAGACGGAACTTTTACTCTTGAGACAGAATACAAAAAAGTTTAG
- the mltG gene encoding endolytic transglycosylase MltG, translated as MGRIIFYTGLVIAAFFLIFVFIFWWQIRTPLDSSGEILIFKVEKGDSAKTVAVNLKKSELIKSSFVFRLYVFLSLGQYSLKPGEYEISPKMPIRDIADTMVLGGVNEVLLTIPEGFSLKQIEDRLVAAKLAKPGEIVSLREIPHRGINSQFTENIPPILSGKPKYASLEGYLFPDTYRFFKDASLSDIVSKMVANLDSKITPNLKTAMADSGRNTYEILTVASLIEKEVKSDADMEVVSGILWKRLRAGIPLQVDATLIYITGRRDIYESDKKINSPYNTYFYRGLPKGPIASPGLSAIKAAVFPKTSPYLYYLSAKDGKTIFSITLDEHNRNKAIYLK; from the coding sequence ATGGGTAGAATTATTTTTTATACCGGTTTAGTAATAGCGGCATTTTTTTTGATTTTTGTTTTTATTTTTTGGTGGCAGATAAGAACGCCTCTTGACTCTTCCGGGGAAATTTTAATTTTTAAGGTTGAAAAAGGGGATTCGGCCAAAACTGTCGCTGTAAATCTTAAAAAATCCGAGCTTATCAAAAGTTCTTTTGTCTTTCGTCTTTATGTTTTTTTATCGCTTGGCCAGTATAGTTTAAAACCCGGCGAATATGAGATTTCTCCTAAGATGCCGATTCGGGATATTGCCGATACCATGGTTTTGGGAGGTGTTAATGAGGTTTTGCTGACAATTCCCGAAGGTTTCAGTTTAAAACAAATTGAAGATCGGCTTGTCGCGGCAAAACTTGCCAAGCCTGGCGAGATTGTCTCCCTTCGGGAGATCCCCCATAGGGGGATAAATTCCCAATTTACCGAAAACATTCCCCCAATACTTTCCGGTAAACCAAAATATGCTTCTTTAGAAGGATATTTATTTCCCGATACTTACCGTTTTTTCAAGGACGCTTCGTTGTCGGATATTGTAAGTAAAATGGTAGCAAATTTGGATTCTAAAATTACTCCGAACTTAAAAACTGCCATGGCTGATTCCGGCCGCAACACTTACGAAATTCTTACAGTAGCTTCTCTTATTGAAAAAGAAGTAAAAAGCGATGCCGACATGGAAGTTGTTTCCGGAATTTTATGGAAGAGGCTTAGAGCCGGCATTCCGCTTCAAGTCGATGCTACCTTAATTTATATTACTGGCCGGCGCGATATATACGAATCTGACAAAAAGATTAATTCTCCGTATAATACCTACTTTTATCGGGGATTGCCTAAGGGGCCGATTGCCAGCCCCGGGTTAAGCGCGATTAAAGCCGCCGTTTTTCCAAAAACCAGCCCTTATCTGTATTATCTCTCGGCTAAAGACGGTAAAACAATTTTTTCAATAACGCTCGACGAGCATAATCGCAACAAGGCGATTTACTTGAAATAA
- the rplK gene encoding 50S ribosomal protein L11, protein MAKKIKTIIKIQIPAGAATPAPPVGTALGPQGINIGEFVSKFNAATKEMAGDIIPVELTVYEDRTYDMKFKTSPAAALLKKAAGIEKGSSNPKKDKVGKVTMAQIREIAEKKLVDLNANNIEAAEKIIMGTARSMGIEVVK, encoded by the coding sequence ATGGCAAAGAAAATTAAAACAATTATAAAAATACAAATTCCGGCTGGAGCGGCAACACCGGCTCCGCCGGTAGGCACGGCTTTGGGTCCGCAAGGCATTAATATAGGAGAATTTGTCAGTAAGTTCAACGCGGCTACTAAAGAAATGGCCGGAGATATTATTCCCGTTGAGTTAACCGTCTACGAAGATCGGACTTACGATATGAAATTTAAAACTTCGCCTGCGGCGGCACTGCTTAAAAAAGCCGCGGGTATTGAGAAGGGAAGTAGCAATCCGAAAAAAGACAAGGTTGGCAAAGTAACAATGGCGCAAATTCGCGAAATCGCCGAAAAGAAACTGGTTGATTTGAATGCCAATAATATTGAAGCCGCGGAAAAAATCATAATGGGCACCGCTCGGTCCATGGGAATTGAAGTTGTAAAATAA
- a CDS encoding triose-phosphate isomerase translates to MNNKIIIANWKMNPSSQEEAIRLVRGILAKTLPKDAELVIAPPFTYLDAVKKLIGKEVKLCAQDLAWAQRGAYTGEISGLMLKNLGCEYVIIGHSERRYKIGETDEVVNAKLKAALSAGLKPVLAVGEKEQGEDIIKTLSGQLKNSLNGIEAGDLDRLVIAYEPVWAIGTGVPDTPDHALSAALLIRKIITGIYSSDWASDLPILYGGSVTAENAHEYIGQTGINGALIGSASLELENFLKIIKSAEANG, encoded by the coding sequence GTGAACAACAAAATAATAATTGCCAATTGGAAAATGAACCCCTCTTCTCAAGAAGAAGCCATTCGATTGGTTAGGGGTATTTTAGCTAAAACGCTTCCGAAAGACGCTGAACTTGTAATTGCGCCGCCGTTTACATATCTCGATGCGGTAAAAAAACTAATCGGAAAAGAAGTTAAGCTCTGCGCCCAAGATCTCGCTTGGGCGCAACGCGGCGCTTATACCGGCGAAATTTCCGGATTAATGCTTAAGAATCTCGGATGCGAATACGTGATTATAGGGCATTCGGAAAGGCGTTATAAAATCGGAGAGACCGACGAAGTGGTTAATGCAAAATTGAAAGCCGCTTTAAGTGCCGGGTTAAAACCTGTTTTAGCTGTCGGAGAGAAGGAACAGGGTGAAGATATAATAAAGACTCTTTCCGGCCAGCTAAAAAACTCATTAAATGGAATTGAGGCGGGAGATCTTGACCGTTTAGTCATTGCTTATGAGCCAGTCTGGGCTATAGGCACCGGAGTGCCCGATACGCCGGATCACGCGCTTTCCGCAGCGCTTTTAATAAGAAAAATAATTACCGGCATATACAGTTCCGATTGGGCAAGCGATCTTCCTATACTTTATGGCGGATCGGTTACAGCGGAAAATGCCCATGAATACATCGGGCAGACCGGCATAAATGGCGCGCTGATTGGAAGCGCTTCTTTAGAGCTTGAGAATTTTTTAAAAATCATTAAATCAGCGGAAGCCAATGGGTAG
- the gatC gene encoding Asp-tRNA(Asn)/Glu-tRNA(Gln) amidotransferase subunit GatC: MALTKKEVEKIAELARLGISEEEKEKFAEDLSLVLSYVDKLSEVNVEKVEPVTGGTSLESIVRKDDESKDIAGDEMKVDILNAAPDKENGYFKVPSILK, encoded by the coding sequence ATGGCGCTTACCAAAAAAGAAGTTGAAAAAATAGCCGAACTGGCCCGATTAGGGATAAGCGAAGAAGAAAAAGAAAAATTCGCCGAGGATTTATCTTTGGTTTTAAGTTACGTTGATAAGCTGTCGGAAGTGAATGTTGAAAAAGTTGAGCCGGTGACCGGCGGCACGAGTTTGGAAAGTATTGTCCGAAAAGATGACGAGTCAAAAGATATTGCAGGTGATGAAATGAAAGTGGATATTTTAAATGCTGCGCCGGACAAAGAAAACGGCTATTTCAAAGTGCCTTCAATACTTAAATGA
- the ligA gene encoding NAD-dependent DNA ligase LigA yields the protein MAKKDLTKIEVKERIEKLKKAINRYRYSRLVLNKELISPEAEDTLKKELFDLEERFPELITPDSPTQRVGGKALKKFPKVRHSTRMLSFNDAFSEDDMQDWLTRNLKLLPNDAKLDFYCELKLDGLAISMVYENDILKTGATRGDGITGEDVTANLKTIEAIPLQGEVFLNKKDFEALNKKQAKMGLPLYANPRNVAAGSIRQLDPKITASRRLDSFAYSLKTDLGQKTHEEEHLILHSLGFRTNPNNKYVENLNDVFKFKEYWEKHREKLPLEIDGVVAIINSEEIFKRLGVVGKTPRGAIAYKFSPKESETTVLNIIVQIGRTGVLTPVAILKPVQIGGTTVSRATLHNEDEIKRLGLKIGDTVIVSRAGDVIPDVNKVLKEMRTGKEKEFHFPKVFCGQKVVRVSGEAAHKVLHPEKCELVNRRRLYYFTSKAAFNIDGVGPKIIDAMLDNNLISDAADLFELEAGDLVPLERFAEKSAQNVVDSIKNSKTVDLFKFIYALGIEHIGEETAVDIGKKMASHNAINRPQDIIDIASKINIGDWQKIPNIGPKVAESVFEYFSKKENRKFLEKLDEAEVKIISPKITKIFQKLSGKTFVLTGGLETLTRDEAKDKIRALGGDVSSSVSKETDYVVAGSEPGEKYEKAKKLGVKIINEKEFIKMLK from the coding sequence ATGGCAAAAAAAGACCTAACCAAAATTGAAGTTAAGGAAAGAATTGAGAAACTGAAAAAAGCGATAAACCGTTATCGTTATTCGCGGCTGGTTTTGAATAAAGAGTTGATTTCGCCCGAAGCCGAAGATACTCTAAAAAAAGAGCTTTTTGATTTGGAGGAGAGGTTTCCGGAACTGATTACGCCGGATTCGCCGACCCAGAGGGTCGGCGGCAAAGCGCTAAAAAAATTTCCTAAAGTCCGGCATTCGACGCGAATGCTTTCATTTAATGATGCGTTTTCTGAAGATGACATGCAGGATTGGCTTACGCGAAATTTAAAGCTTTTACCGAATGATGCCAAGCTAGATTTTTACTGCGAACTTAAGCTTGACGGCTTGGCAATAAGCATGGTTTATGAAAATGATATTTTAAAAACCGGTGCTACGCGAGGTGATGGGATTACCGGTGAAGATGTGACGGCGAATTTAAAAACCATAGAAGCCATCCCGCTTCAAGGCGAAGTGTTTTTGAATAAAAAAGATTTTGAAGCGCTCAATAAAAAACAAGCAAAAATGGGACTACCGCTTTACGCTAATCCCAGAAATGTCGCCGCCGGTTCGATTCGCCAACTTGATCCAAAAATAACGGCATCGCGCCGTCTGGATTCATTCGCCTATTCTTTAAAAACGGATTTGGGCCAAAAAACCCATGAAGAAGAACACCTAATTCTACATTCTTTGGGTTTTAGAACTAATCCAAACAATAAGTACGTTGAAAATCTTAACGATGTTTTTAAATTTAAAGAATATTGGGAGAAACATCGGGAAAAACTGCCTCTTGAAATTGACGGCGTTGTTGCGATAATTAACTCCGAGGAAATTTTTAAGCGGCTTGGCGTTGTCGGTAAAACGCCGCGCGGAGCGATTGCCTATAAGTTTTCTCCTAAAGAATCGGAAACTACGGTTCTAAATATAATTGTTCAAATAGGGCGAACGGGGGTTTTGACGCCAGTGGCGATCTTAAAACCCGTCCAAATCGGCGGTACAACGGTTAGCCGGGCTACGCTTCACAATGAAGATGAAATAAAACGACTGGGACTTAAAATAGGCGATACGGTTATTGTTAGCAGGGCCGGAGATGTTATTCCGGATGTGAATAAGGTGCTAAAGGAGATGCGTACCGGCAAAGAAAAAGAATTCCATTTCCCAAAAGTTTTTTGCGGCCAAAAGGTTGTAAGAGTTTCAGGCGAAGCGGCGCATAAAGTTCTTCATCCGGAGAAGTGCGAACTGGTAAACCGCCGGCGGCTTTACTATTTTACTTCCAAAGCTGCTTTTAATATTGACGGTGTCGGCCCAAAAATAATTGATGCCATGTTAGACAACAATTTAATTTCTGATGCCGCCGATTTATTTGAACTTGAAGCCGGCGATCTCGTGCCGCTTGAGCGCTTTGCCGAAAAATCGGCTCAAAATGTTGTTGATTCCATTAAAAATAGTAAAACAGTTGATTTGTTTAAATTTATTTATGCTCTTGGTATAGAACATATTGGTGAGGAAACGGCAGTTGATATTGGTAAAAAAATGGCGAGTCACAACGCCATAAACCGGCCACAAGACATTATTGACATCGCCTCTAAAATAAATATTGGTGATTGGCAAAAAATTCCCAATATAGGGCCCAAAGTCGCCGAAAGCGTTTTTGAATATTTTTCCAAAAAGGAAAATAGAAAATTTTTAGAAAAACTTGATGAAGCGGAAGTAAAAATAATTTCTCCGAAAATTACAAAGATTTTTCAAAAATTAAGTGGCAAAACTTTTGTTTTAACCGGTGGACTAGAAACCTTGACTCGCGACGAGGCAAAAGACAAAATAAGGGCACTGGGCGGCGATGTTTCTTCATCAGTTAGCAAAGAAACGGATTATGTGGTTGCCGGCTCCGAACCCGGCGAAAAATACGAAAAAGCAAAAAAATTGGGTGTTAAAATAATAAATGAAAAAGAATTTATAAAAATGTTAAAATAA
- a CDS encoding VTT domain-containing protein, with translation MELFFGFDLVTFIKGAGYLGLLGIIFAESGLLIGFFLPGDSLLFTAGFLASQGYFNIIILIILCFIGAVLGDSFGYAFGKKTGPKLFKREDSLIFKKSHLERARIFYETHGGKTIILARFMPVIRTFAPIIAGVGVMRYSVFLFYNVIGAALWAVGLPLIGYFLGNAIPDVDKYIIPIVIMIIIASIAPPIVHILKSEEHRKEIKKYLNNVLGKK, from the coding sequence ATCAAGGGGGCGGGCTATCTTGGTCTTTTAGGAATTATTTTTGCCGAATCCGGGCTTCTTATCGGCTTTTTTCTTCCGGGCGATTCCTTGCTTTTTACCGCTGGATTTTTGGCGTCGCAAGGTTATTTCAATATTATCATCCTTATAATCTTATGTTTTATAGGGGCGGTCTTAGGCGATAGTTTTGGTTACGCTTTCGGTAAAAAAACTGGGCCGAAATTATTCAAAAGGGAAGATTCGCTGATATTTAAAAAAAGCCATCTTGAAAGAGCCAGGATATTTTATGAAACACACGGCGGAAAAACTATCATTTTAGCCCGGTTTATGCCGGTAATCAGAACATTTGCTCCGATTATTGCCGGCGTTGGAGTTATGAGATATTCTGTTTTTTTGTTTTATAATGTCATTGGGGCGGCCTTATGGGCCGTGGGATTGCCGCTAATCGGTTATTTTTTGGGTAATGCCATACCCGATGTTGATAAGTATATAATACCAATTGTTATTATGATTATTATTGCTTCTATTGCTCCGCCAATAGTACATATATTGAAAAGCGAAGAACATAGAAAAGAAATAAAAAAATATTTAAATAATGTATTAGGTAAAAAATAA
- the secE gene encoding preprotein translocase subunit SecE, translating into MGYLEKTKTYFKEVRVEMNKVNWPTKTETINYTLVVIGVSVAVAAYLGSLDFIFTSVLNFFLFK; encoded by the coding sequence ATGGGCTATTTAGAAAAAACAAAAACATATTTTAAAGAAGTTAGGGTTGAAATGAACAAGGTCAATTGGCCGACGAAGACTGAAACCATTAACTATACCTTAGTGGTTATTGGCGTTTCGGTTGCAGTCGCGGCTTATCTTGGCTCTCTGGATTTTATTTTTACTTCTGTTTTGAACTTTTTCTTATTTAAGTAA
- a CDS encoding transposase, whose product MRKVLLVNDEYYHIFGRGVDKRQIFMDARDYARFLQSMEEFNTVEPIGSIFENSFRKRESQLGDGVTKLVEFVCYCLNPNHYHFLMRQIADKGIEKFMHRLCLGYARYFNVKCQRSGSLFQGPFKAVHVDSNEYLLNVSAYVNLNNRVHRLGDGVSKSSWEEYMKKKKDKNGRELCGKEIIISQFKTIAEYKDFAEDALKIMLERKDMEHLLVES is encoded by the coding sequence ATGAGAAAAGTATTACTAGTAAATGATGAGTATTATCATATTTTCGGCCGAGGCGTGGATAAACGCCAAATTTTCATGGACGCACGAGATTATGCCAGATTCTTGCAAAGTATGGAGGAGTTCAATACCGTTGAACCGATAGGAAGTATATTTGAAAATTCATTTAGGAAGCGCGAATCTCAACTTGGTGACGGCGTCACCAAGTTAGTGGAATTTGTATGCTATTGCCTCAATCCAAATCATTACCACTTCTTAATGAGACAAATCGCCGATAAAGGAATAGAAAAATTTATGCATAGATTATGTCTTGGGTATGCTAGATATTTCAATGTAAAATGTCAGCGTTCCGGTTCTTTATTCCAAGGTCCATTTAAAGCAGTTCATGTTGACTCCAACGAATATCTTCTGAACGTAAGCGCATATGTGAATCTTAATAATCGTGTCCATCGACTTGGTGACGGCGTCTCCAAGTCGAGTTGGGAGGAGTATATGAAGAAGAAAAAAGATAAAAATGGAAGAGAACTTTGCGGTAAAGAAATTATCATTTCACAATTTAAAACCATCGCGGAATATAAAGATTTCGCGGAAGATGCCTTAAAGATAATGCTCGAAAGAAAAGATATGGAACATCTTTTAGTGGAGAGCTAA